Proteins from a genomic interval of Shewanella seohaensis:
- the crp gene encoding cAMP-activated global transcriptional regulator CRP: MALIGKPKPDPTLEWFLSHCHIHKYPAKSTLIHAGEDSDTLYYIVKGSVAVLIKDEEGKEMILSYLNQGDFIGELGLFEEQAERTAWVRAKQACEIAEISYKKFKQLIQVNPEILMKLSSQMAYRLQSTSQKVGDLAFLDVAGRIAQTLLHLAKQPDAMTHPDGMQIKITRQEIGQIVGCSRETVGRILKMLEEQNLIQAHGKTIVVYGTR; this comes from the coding sequence ATGGCTCTGATTGGTAAGCCTAAACCGGATCCAACATTGGAATGGTTTTTATCACACTGTCACATTCATAAGTATCCCGCCAAAAGCACCTTGATCCATGCAGGTGAAGACTCCGATACTCTGTATTACATAGTAAAAGGTTCTGTCGCCGTCTTGATTAAAGATGAAGAAGGCAAAGAGATGATCCTCTCTTACCTAAACCAAGGTGACTTCATCGGTGAATTAGGATTGTTCGAAGAGCAAGCTGAGCGTACCGCTTGGGTTCGCGCGAAACAAGCCTGTGAAATTGCCGAGATCTCTTACAAGAAATTTAAGCAGCTGATCCAGGTAAACCCTGAGATCCTGATGAAGCTCTCTTCTCAGATGGCTTACCGTCTGCAAAGCACCAGCCAGAAAGTAGGTGATTTAGCATTCCTAGACGTTGCTGGTCGCATCGCGCAGACACTACTGCACCTAGCGAAGCAACCCGATGCCATGACTCACCCTGATGGTATGCAGATCAAGATCACTCGCCAAGAAATTGGTCAGATCGTTGGCTGTTCACGCGAAACTGTGGGTCGTATCCTCAAGATGCTTGAAGAGCAGAACTTGATCCAAGCCCACGGCAAAACTATCGTGGTTTATGGCACCCGTTAA
- a CDS encoding PepSY domain-containing protein, producing the protein MKRLFFICFFSLFTLVHPTIIHAEPIELEHYQAKALVNSGQILSLNGTLAVVNQFCQGELIDAHLYQEDHKWRYDLQIKVQRGQIVNLSIDATNGQLEHSTALPSECRKHETATR; encoded by the coding sequence ATGAAACGGCTGTTTTTTATCTGTTTTTTCAGTCTGTTTACGCTGGTGCATCCAACAATAATTCACGCCGAACCGATTGAATTAGAACATTATCAAGCCAAGGCTTTAGTCAATTCCGGGCAAATTTTATCACTCAATGGCACCCTTGCCGTGGTGAATCAATTTTGCCAAGGCGAACTAATTGACGCCCATCTCTATCAAGAAGATCATAAATGGCGCTATGATTTACAAATCAAAGTGCAACGCGGCCAAATAGTGAATCTGAGTATTGATGCCACCAATGGTCAACTCGAACACTCCACCGCACTACCGAGCGAATGTCGAAAACATGAAACTGCTACTCGTTGA
- a CDS encoding response regulator transcription factor, which translates to MKLLLVEDNPMLVSELEKQLKQAGYVTDITDKAVEADYLVKETQYDCVILDIGLPDGNGLELLEGWRNQGISTPVIMLTARSQWHEKVEGFNAGADDYLGKPFHAQELLARIQALIHRAHGRLNNPSKQLSYGGVTLDEAEQTVSVGEHLYELTAMEFRLLKIFLMSPKKLLSKAQLTDKLYQFDDEKESNVVEVYVTHLRKKLGKTAIETRRGQGYIFHGLTA; encoded by the coding sequence ATGAAACTGCTACTCGTTGAAGATAATCCGATGTTGGTCTCCGAACTGGAGAAGCAACTCAAACAGGCTGGCTACGTTACCGATATTACTGACAAAGCAGTTGAAGCCGATTACCTCGTTAAAGAAACCCAATACGACTGCGTGATCTTAGATATTGGCCTCCCCGACGGCAATGGACTGGAATTGCTCGAAGGCTGGCGTAATCAAGGCATTAGCACACCGGTTATCATGCTAACGGCCCGCAGCCAATGGCATGAAAAGGTCGAAGGCTTTAATGCTGGCGCCGATGATTATTTAGGTAAACCCTTCCATGCACAGGAATTACTGGCGCGTATCCAAGCACTTATCCACCGCGCGCACGGCCGATTAAATAATCCCAGCAAACAGTTGAGCTATGGTGGCGTCACCTTAGATGAAGCCGAGCAGACGGTGAGCGTTGGCGAACATTTATATGAGTTGACCGCCATGGAGTTCAGGCTGTTAAAAATCTTCCTCATGTCGCCTAAGAAGCTGTTATCTAAGGCACAACTGACGGACAAGCTCTATCAGTTTGACGATGAGAAAGAGAGTAACGTGGTTGAAGTTTACGTGACTCATCTGCGTAAAAAACTCGGCAAAACCGCGATTGAAACCCGCCGCGGCCAAGGTTATATCTTCCACGGCCTGACTGCATGA
- a CDS encoding ATP-binding protein: protein MISIRTKLSLWLTSLLVLGTVIGLILFESMLRQAFHDSIINRLEEDLEHIMLATHINNGEINIDQSQLSSFYRPAYSGRYFQLNLPNEVIRSRSLWDMQLDIEPLAPNQTRVWQAKGPKNNDMQLLSLGLNSSSANVTATLTVAQDLSIGRRVFSEVYGTKLGINLAMLVAMIAGIFLLLRQSFKPVKQIQHALSRLQEGEINALELNNIPPEVQPLAKTYNELLEYTAKQIERSRNNLGNLSHGLKTPLAVMQQQVEALGLKDPDTAMALQQQLDAIHKMVERKLAAARITGDMLPAAQLVVPRDLHSLANTLNKVHRSKSINCDFELDPSIQRLPIHREDGMELLGNLLDNAFKWAGSQVAVKLWKTQNKLCLSIDDDGPGVADDELDKLTQRGTRLDESVMGHGLGLSIVKEIAEQYGIELKFKHSSHLSGLSIELVFG from the coding sequence ATGATCTCCATTCGCACTAAGCTCAGTTTATGGTTAACGAGCTTATTAGTGTTAGGCACAGTGATTGGACTCATATTGTTTGAGTCCATGCTGCGCCAAGCGTTTCACGACTCCATTATCAACCGCTTAGAAGAAGATCTTGAGCACATCATGTTGGCGACCCATATCAATAATGGGGAGATCAATATCGATCAGAGCCAACTGTCGAGCTTCTACCGCCCCGCCTATTCGGGGCGTTATTTCCAGCTCAACCTGCCCAATGAAGTGATCCGTTCCCGCTCCCTGTGGGACATGCAGCTCGATATCGAACCTTTAGCGCCAAACCAGACCCGTGTTTGGCAGGCAAAAGGGCCGAAAAACAATGATATGCAGCTATTATCCCTAGGGCTAAACTCCAGCAGCGCCAATGTCACCGCCACCCTAACGGTAGCGCAGGATTTGAGTATCGGCCGGCGCGTGTTTAGTGAGGTCTATGGCACTAAGCTTGGGATTAACCTCGCCATGTTAGTAGCCATGATCGCGGGGATCTTCTTGCTCCTGCGTCAATCCTTTAAACCGGTAAAACAGATCCAGCACGCGCTCTCCCGCCTGCAGGAAGGCGAGATTAACGCCTTAGAGCTGAATAACATTCCGCCCGAAGTGCAACCGCTGGCGAAGACCTACAACGAATTATTGGAATACACCGCCAAGCAAATTGAGCGTAGTCGCAATAACTTAGGCAACTTAAGCCATGGGCTAAAAACCCCACTGGCGGTGATGCAACAACAGGTTGAAGCCTTGGGGCTTAAAGATCCCGATACCGCCATGGCGCTGCAACAGCAACTCGACGCTATCCATAAAATGGTCGAGCGTAAACTTGCGGCGGCGCGGATCACCGGCGATATGTTACCTGCCGCCCAGCTAGTCGTGCCGAGGGATCTCCACAGCCTTGCCAATACCCTCAACAAAGTGCATAGAAGCAAAAGCATCAATTGCGACTTTGAACTCGACCCCAGTATCCAGCGCCTGCCCATCCATAGGGAAGATGGTATGGAGCTCTTAGGGAATCTGCTAGATAACGCCTTTAAATGGGCGGGCAGCCAAGTCGCGGTCAAACTGTGGAAAACGCAAAACAAACTCTGCCTTAGCATAGATGATGATGGCCCAGGCGTTGCAGACGACGAACTCGATAAACTCACCCAAAGGGGCACACGCCTCGATGAATCCGTTATGGGCCATGGCCTAGGGTTATCGATAGTGAAAGAGATTGCCGAGCAATATGGCATTGAGCTTAAGTTTAAGCACAGCAGCCACTTATCTGGCCTCAGTATTGAACTAGTCTTTGGCTAA
- the tnpA gene encoding IS200/IS605-like element ISShes4 family transposase, producing the protein MGDYRSSSHVYWRCKYHIVWTPKYRFKILKGNLGKELYRSIYILCNMKSCEVLELNVQIDHVHLVVIIPPKLSVSTLMGILKGRSAIRLFNKFPHVRKKLWGNSFWARGYFVDTVGVNEEIIRRYVRHQDKQDLEHDAQLSLQMK; encoded by the coding sequence ATGGGCGATTACAGAAGTTCATCACATGTTTACTGGCGTTGTAAATATCATATCGTTTGGACGCCTAAGTACAGATTCAAAATTCTAAAAGGTAACCTTGGTAAAGAGCTCTACAGGTCGATTTATATTCTATGCAATATGAAAAGTTGTGAGGTCTTAGAATTAAACGTCCAGATAGATCATGTGCATCTAGTCGTGATAATTCCGCCAAAGTTGTCAGTATCCACATTAATGGGGATATTGAAGGGTAGGAGCGCAATAAGGCTTTTTAACAAATTCCCTCATGTTCGCAAGAAGTTATGGGGAAATAGCTTTTGGGCGAGGGGTTATTTTGTTGATACGGTAGGCGTAAATGAGGAAATCATAAGACGCTATGTTCGCCATCAAGATAAGCAAGATCTAGAGCATGATGCTCAATTGTCGCTACAGATGAAGTAG
- the astD gene encoding succinylglutamate-semialdehyde dehydrogenase, producing the protein MTHFIKGQWQAGKGHDVTSSNPANSEIIWRGQTATAEQVNAAVDAAREAQFDWFMLGFDARLKIVEAYRSQLEANKAELAETIAQETGKPQWETATEVAAMIGKIGLSATAYNKRTGTEANDTPAGRAVLRHKPHGVVAVFGPYNFPGHLPNGHIVPALLAGNTVVFKPSELTPKVAELMVSLWEKAGLPAGVINLVQGEVDTGKALASHPQLDGLFFTGSSRTGHLLHQQYAGHPGKILALEMGGNNPLIIKGVADIKAAVHDILQSAYISSGQRCTCARRLYVEQGEQGDALVAKLVEAVKQIKVGPWNAQPQPFMGSMISEGAAKGMVAAQANLQSLGGVSLVELTHLQAGTGLVSPGLIDVTAVSELPDEEYFGPLLQLVRYSDFDQAIKLANQTRYGLSAGILADSREDYEYFLARIRAGIVNWNKQITGASGAAPFGGVGASGNHRASAFYAADYCAYPVASVEADVVSLPASLSPGLSLE; encoded by the coding sequence ATGACACATTTTATTAAAGGCCAGTGGCAAGCTGGCAAGGGTCATGATGTGACCTCTAGCAACCCAGCAAATAGCGAAATCATTTGGCGCGGCCAAACGGCAACGGCTGAGCAAGTCAACGCCGCCGTCGATGCCGCCCGTGAAGCTCAGTTCGATTGGTTTATGTTAGGTTTTGATGCGCGTTTAAAGATAGTCGAAGCCTATCGCAGCCAACTTGAAGCGAACAAAGCCGAATTAGCCGAAACGATCGCTCAAGAAACCGGTAAACCTCAATGGGAAACGGCAACTGAAGTCGCTGCCATGATTGGTAAGATTGGCCTGTCGGCCACAGCTTACAACAAGCGTACCGGCACTGAGGCCAATGACACGCCAGCAGGGCGTGCGGTACTGCGCCATAAGCCGCACGGTGTGGTTGCTGTGTTTGGGCCTTATAACTTCCCTGGACATTTACCCAATGGTCATATAGTGCCAGCGCTGCTTGCGGGCAATACCGTGGTGTTTAAGCCCTCAGAATTAACCCCAAAAGTGGCCGAGTTAATGGTCTCTCTGTGGGAAAAAGCGGGTCTGCCCGCGGGCGTTATCAATTTAGTGCAAGGTGAAGTCGATACGGGTAAGGCGCTGGCGTCGCACCCACAACTTGACGGCTTATTCTTTACCGGCAGCTCTCGCACCGGTCACCTGTTGCATCAGCAATATGCGGGTCATCCGGGTAAGATCCTCGCCTTAGAAATGGGCGGTAATAACCCGCTGATTATTAAAGGCGTCGCCGATATTAAAGCGGCAGTGCACGATATTCTGCAATCGGCTTATATATCTTCTGGCCAGCGTTGTACCTGTGCCCGCAGGCTTTATGTTGAGCAAGGCGAGCAGGGCGATGCCTTAGTCGCCAAGCTGGTTGAAGCGGTGAAGCAGATTAAAGTCGGTCCTTGGAACGCGCAGCCACAGCCATTTATGGGCTCAATGATTTCCGAAGGCGCAGCGAAAGGTATGGTCGCGGCGCAGGCTAACTTGCAGAGCTTAGGCGGCGTGTCGCTGGTTGAACTCACTCATTTGCAGGCGGGAACGGGTTTAGTCTCACCCGGGCTTATCGATGTGACTGCGGTGAGCGAGTTACCCGATGAGGAATACTTCGGGCCATTGCTGCAATTAGTGCGCTACAGCGATTTTGACCAGGCGATTAAGCTTGCTAACCAAACCCGTTATGGCTTATCCGCAGGTATCTTGGCCGATAGCCGTGAGGATTATGAGTATTTCCTCGCCCGCATTCGTGCGGGGATTGTGAACTGGAACAAGCAGATCACTGGTGCTTCGGGTGCTGCGCCCTTTGGTGGCGTAGGCGCTTCGGGTAACCACAGGGCGAGTGCATTTTATGCCGCCGATTACTGTGCGTATCCCGTTGCCTCCGTTGAGGCGGATGTGGTGAGCCTACCCGCAAGTTTAAGTCCAGGGTTAAGTTTAGAGTGA
- the astA gene encoding arginine N-succinyltransferase → MLIIRPIQAGDFESLYQIAEESGHGFTSLPVNADLLRHKIARAEASFVKVIDKPFDEGYLMVLENTATREVVGTCAIEAAVGMEDAFYHYRLGTEVYHSEQIEVRNEVETLTLCHDYTGAAELCTLFLREGYRKGNNGRMLSRSRFLFLAQHAKRFGETVIAEMRGVSDSDGNSPFYCWLQKNFLGIDFIQADYLSGLGKKAFMAEMMPRNPVYVCLLPEEAQKVIGEVHTNTRPALSLLQAEGFRCRGYVDIFDGGPTVECRLTDIRAVRESRLLTVDIGEMPESDKQFIVSNTQLANYRATSACLAVDDKTEQVVISPELAEGLLLAKGDQIRILAM, encoded by the coding sequence ATGTTAATCATACGTCCTATTCAGGCAGGCGATTTTGAATCTCTATATCAAATCGCCGAAGAATCTGGCCATGGCTTTACCTCATTGCCAGTCAATGCCGATTTGCTTAGGCATAAAATTGCCCGCGCAGAAGCCTCATTCGTTAAGGTGATTGATAAGCCCTTCGATGAAGGCTATTTGATGGTGCTCGAGAATACCGCGACCCGTGAAGTGGTCGGTACCTGTGCCATTGAAGCCGCCGTGGGTATGGAAGATGCCTTCTACCACTATCGCCTCGGGACAGAGGTCTATCATTCTGAGCAAATCGAAGTTCGCAACGAGGTGGAAACCTTAACCCTGTGCCACGATTACACTGGCGCCGCCGAACTTTGTACCCTGTTTTTGCGTGAGGGTTATCGCAAAGGGAACAATGGCCGGATGTTGTCCCGCAGTCGTTTTCTGTTTTTGGCACAACACGCTAAACGCTTTGGTGAGACAGTGATTGCCGAAATGCGTGGCGTGAGTGATTCCGATGGCAATTCTCCCTTCTACTGCTGGTTGCAGAAAAACTTCTTAGGCATTGATTTTATTCAGGCAGATTACTTGTCGGGTCTAGGCAAAAAAGCCTTTATGGCGGAGATGATGCCCCGCAACCCTGTGTATGTTTGCCTGCTGCCCGAAGAAGCGCAAAAAGTGATTGGCGAAGTACACACCAATACGCGTCCGGCCCTAAGTTTGTTGCAGGCGGAAGGCTTTAGATGCCGTGGTTATGTGGATATTTTCGATGGCGGTCCAACGGTGGAGTGCCGTCTCACGGATATCCGCGCCGTGCGAGAGAGCCGTCTGCTGACCGTAGATATTGGTGAAATGCCTGAATCCGATAAGCAATTTATTGTCTCTAACACTCAATTAGCCAATTACCGTGCGACCTCCGCTTGTCTTGCTGTCGATGACAAAACTGAGCAGGTGGTAATTAGTCCAGAACTCGCCGAGGGTTTGTTACTCGCAAAAGGCGATCAAATCCGTATTTTGGCAATGTAG
- a CDS encoding aspartate aminotransferase family protein: MSVDMKLNRAQFDAVMVPNYAPAAVIPVRGEGSRVWDQEGNEFIDFAGGIAVNCLGHCHPALVNALKTQGEKLWHLSNVMTNEPALELATKLVNSTFAERVYFANSGAEANEAALKLARRYALEKFGVEKDEIIAFDKAFHGRTFFTVSVGGQAAYSDGFGPKPQSITHLPYNDVAVLEAAVSDKTCAIMLEPLQGEGGIIDADPAFLKAVRELANKHNALVIFDEVQTGVGRTGELYAYMGTDIVPDILTTAKALGGGFPIAAMLTTAEIAEHLKVGTHGSTYGGNPLACAIGNAVLDVVNTPEVLNGVKHREQLLRDGLNKINEKYHVFSEIRGKGLLLGAVLNEQYQGRSRDFLVASVAEGLMSLMAGANVVRFAPSLVIPEADIAEGLARFERAVASIAAA; this comes from the coding sequence ATGAGCGTTGATATGAAGTTGAATCGTGCCCAGTTTGATGCGGTTATGGTGCCTAACTATGCGCCTGCTGCCGTGATCCCTGTACGTGGCGAAGGAAGCCGAGTATGGGATCAAGAGGGTAACGAGTTTATCGATTTTGCCGGTGGTATCGCGGTAAATTGCTTAGGTCACTGTCATCCCGCCTTAGTGAATGCCTTAAAAACGCAAGGCGAAAAATTATGGCACCTGTCTAACGTGATGACCAACGAGCCAGCGCTTGAGCTTGCAACTAAGTTGGTTAACAGCACGTTTGCTGAGCGTGTGTATTTTGCTAACTCTGGTGCCGAAGCCAACGAAGCGGCACTGAAATTAGCCCGTCGTTACGCCTTAGAAAAATTCGGCGTAGAGAAAGATGAAATCATCGCCTTCGATAAAGCCTTCCACGGTCGTACTTTCTTCACCGTGAGCGTTGGCGGTCAAGCGGCCTATTCAGATGGTTTTGGTCCAAAACCACAAAGCATCACCCACTTACCTTATAACGATGTTGCGGTATTAGAAGCGGCCGTGTCGGATAAAACCTGCGCCATTATGCTTGAGCCACTGCAGGGTGAGGGTGGTATTATCGATGCCGATCCTGCATTCTTAAAAGCGGTTCGCGAACTGGCCAACAAGCACAACGCACTGGTGATTTTCGACGAAGTACAAACTGGTGTCGGCCGTACTGGTGAACTCTACGCTTACATGGGCACCGACATAGTGCCGGATATCCTGACCACTGCTAAAGCGCTGGGCGGCGGTTTCCCTATCGCTGCTATGCTGACTACCGCTGAAATTGCTGAGCACCTGAAAGTGGGTACTCACGGTTCAACCTACGGTGGTAACCCATTAGCTTGTGCTATCGGTAACGCGGTATTAGACGTGGTTAACACACCAGAAGTCTTGAATGGTGTGAAACATCGCGAGCAGTTATTACGCGATGGTCTGAACAAAATTAATGAAAAATATCATGTTTTCTCTGAAATTCGCGGTAAAGGCTTGCTGTTAGGGGCGGTTCTAAACGAACAGTACCAAGGTCGTTCACGTGACTTTTTAGTAGCGTCTGTTGCTGAAGGCTTAATGAGCCTGATGGCGGGTGCTAACGTGGTACGTTTTGCTCCTTCACTGGTGATCCCTGAGGCAGATATTGCAGAAGGCCTAGCACGTTTTGAGCGTGCTGTGGCGAGCATCGCTGCTGCCTAA
- a CDS encoding alpha/beta hydrolase has product MPSWQASVLNTILSYVARPSISRGKAKLPLNQVRQRLLELDKRWLPWPEKLVTASIPLQHSTLLHYVLLNDTPRLGNLFYIRGGGFCFKTPHAHARLVADISERCRLDTFIPDYRLAPEHPYPAPCDDVLEAYLHLIELKGSDNLVLMGDSAGGNLALSLLLELKKRHLPMPKACVLLSPALDLAITGDTELILGADDPFFTIESLLRLRGAYLAGADPMSERVSPLQGNLADLPPLLVIAGTRELLLQDSERLVMQIKACGGTVESRFYHNMPHVFPLFHLLPEAIEAREQIADFVLSQLIR; this is encoded by the coding sequence ATGCCAAGCTGGCAAGCATCTGTATTAAATACTATTTTATCCTATGTGGCACGGCCATCCATTAGCCGCGGTAAGGCTAAACTCCCCCTAAATCAAGTGCGACAACGCTTATTAGAACTGGATAAGCGCTGGTTGCCGTGGCCTGAAAAACTCGTTACGGCCTCGATTCCCTTACAACATTCCACGCTGTTGCATTATGTGCTGCTGAATGACACGCCGCGTTTGGGCAATCTGTTTTACATTCGTGGCGGCGGATTTTGTTTTAAAACTCCCCATGCCCACGCGAGACTGGTGGCCGATATCAGTGAGCGTTGTCGCCTCGATACGTTTATCCCAGATTATCGTTTAGCGCCGGAGCATCCGTATCCCGCGCCCTGTGACGATGTGCTCGAGGCTTACCTGCACTTAATTGAGTTGAAAGGCAGCGATAATCTGGTGTTGATGGGCGATTCTGCCGGCGGTAATTTAGCCTTGAGTCTGTTGCTCGAACTGAAAAAGCGCCATCTGCCCATGCCTAAAGCCTGTGTATTGTTGTCACCCGCGCTCGATTTAGCCATTACCGGCGATACCGAGCTGATTTTAGGGGCGGATGATCCGTTCTTTACCATTGAGTCGCTTTTGCGGCTGCGCGGTGCTTATCTTGCTGGGGCGGATCCTATGTCTGAACGGGTTTCGCCTTTGCAGGGGAACTTGGCTGACTTGCCACCACTCTTAGTGATTGCCGGTACGCGCGAGTTGCTTTTACAGGACTCAGAACGACTGGTTATGCAAATTAAGGCCTGTGGTGGCACGGTAGAATCGCGTTTTTATCACAACATGCCCCATGTTTTTCCCCTGTTCCATCTGTTGCCAGAAGCGATTGAGGCGAGGGAGCAAATTGCAGATTTTGTGCTTTCACAGCTGATTCGTTAA
- a CDS encoding HDOD domain-containing protein, whose amino-acid sequence MAISVAGGVRPGKIIEIEHRLYQQLILGKQKAGPTLLDDLDRELEADANKLDVEREAILSRLLKQIQAREVFEAISNQLTETVNNAIEHQLASPELVLAKSEINESQILLLELLLAKNLDATRLRPLISNLSWLCRDLTNMVNSPAFRARRPQSSDVRVTDIKLVMNYIGIENLRTIIPYFCLRNWLPSGNAKLLWTTRKLWRYSIVSGIAANALAQLHNTDSALVYSGALMNQLGTSVVLSLSARLFDKTWGNWIREASSSRDKEVYDAVIATEFPANAVFEQVLAHGHKLNWQLLELLKFEHSPLTLLLKELDQTLTYRELSMPAAIVARANCYAKVLLLEEMRQIEPQEKRLMFDYYELSEQEVLRLKAQNYRKLDLL is encoded by the coding sequence GTGGCGATATCGGTAGCGGGCGGCGTTAGACCCGGCAAAATTATAGAGATAGAGCATAGGCTCTATCAGCAACTTATTCTCGGTAAGCAAAAGGCCGGCCCTACCTTATTGGATGATTTAGACCGAGAGCTTGAAGCCGATGCCAATAAGCTCGATGTCGAGCGAGAGGCGATTCTGTCGCGGCTACTCAAACAAATTCAGGCCCGTGAAGTCTTTGAGGCCATCTCAAATCAACTCACCGAAACAGTCAATAATGCCATTGAGCATCAACTGGCATCCCCAGAGTTAGTGCTGGCTAAGTCGGAGATTAACGAGTCACAGATCCTGTTGCTCGAGCTTTTGCTGGCCAAAAACCTAGATGCGACGCGGTTAAGACCTTTAATCAGTAATTTGAGCTGGTTATGCCGCGATTTAACCAATATGGTCAATAGCCCGGCATTTCGGGCACGGCGTCCGCAAAGTTCAGATGTGCGCGTCACTGATATCAAATTAGTGATGAATTACATTGGCATCGAAAACCTGCGCACCATTATTCCTTATTTTTGCCTACGTAATTGGCTGCCCAGTGGCAACGCTAAGTTACTCTGGACCACCCGCAAGCTGTGGCGCTATAGCATCGTCAGCGGAATAGCAGCGAATGCGTTAGCGCAGCTTCATAATACTGACTCAGCCTTAGTTTATAGTGGTGCATTAATGAATCAGTTAGGCACGTCGGTTGTGCTTAGCTTGAGTGCGCGTTTATTTGATAAAACTTGGGGCAATTGGATCCGTGAGGCCAGCTCGAGTCGCGATAAAGAAGTGTACGATGCGGTGATTGCCACTGAGTTTCCGGCCAATGCGGTATTTGAGCAAGTGCTGGCTCACGGGCACAAACTCAATTGGCAGTTGTTAGAGTTACTGAAATTTGAGCATAGCCCCTTAACCCTGTTGTTAAAGGAACTAGACCAAACCTTAACTTACCGCGAACTCTCGATGCCTGCCGCTATAGTGGCACGGGCGAATTGTTATGCTAAGGTGCTGTTGCTCGAGGAGATGCGCCAAATCGAGCCGCAGGAAAAACGCTTAATGTTCGATTATTACGAGTTGAGCGAACAGGAAGTGCTGCGCCTAAAAGCACAGAATTATCGGAAGTTGGATCTGCTGTGA